TGCTCCTGGATGATCCCGTCCACACTGATAACTACAGCTCCATCACGAGTGCGAGCGACCTCAGTCGTTGCTTCATAGAAACGATCGACATCATCAAGAACATCACGGGAAGTAGAGACTGGCCATCGATTCGCGCCCATTGGATCAGCGTGGTTTCGCACCGTGTGACCAGAGACGATGGCAAAGTAGAGCCCAGGGCCAGTGACATACGGTTCCCCCCAAGACTCGAAAGCTAAACTAATATCCTCGATGCAGAACTTAAGGATGTCAACCAGCTTCTTTACACGTTCATGGGACTGATAATCGATATCCAACGACTCGATAGTAGGCATGCTTATTTGTCGTAGGGTTACTCATAAATATCGCCCGTTACATCCGATGACTCCCATATATTACGGTTTTCATCATCCAATTTTGACTAGTGACTCTCAGTCATGGGATTGTACAGGACCTATTGGGAACTCGAGAGAAGTCGGAGGGATTTTGAGGAAGACTACAGGTCGCGAGGCTGGACCGTCTTTCGATCGTTTGATTCGGCACGCTCGGCGGCGTCGTCGAGGAGTTCGGTGACCTCCACGTTGAGGGCATCGTAGAAATCGGCCGAGACGTTGTGGTCCGAGAGTGCATCCTTCACAGCTGCTTTGACGATTAGGTCAGACATTCCATCGCGGAGTTCTCTTGTCCACCATATAAAGGTTCGAGTTTCTCACGCAGAATTTCAACCAGGTACTGACGAGATATATTCTGAACACCAGCTTGATATCCGCTCAGTCGCGGAGTCTCGCGACTGCCTGACCGACATTGCGGATGTGTTCACTCCGCTCAATATCTAATTCCTCAGCGAGGTAGTCAGCCGTCTCTTCGAGGTTCATACTTCGAAAAAGGCCACTTGACGGTGATACACATTGCACGCATCAACTCGGAGACGTACGCAGAGATCGAAGCGGAAATCGACGAGGAGAGTTTGACGGCTATCAGATGCTCGGCCTCCGATAGATAGGTGATGGCGAAGAAGCGGAGTGACTGTCTCGAGAGTGACGAAACCCCTTTCAGGTCGACAGATTCGTGATAGATATGGACGAATCATTGATAGACCTCCAACAGACGATTGCGAATTCGCCGACGCCGGCATCGGAGTTCCAGCAGCTTTCACGCAGTCGGCAACGGGATGTATTCTTTCAGCTTCCCGAGACACTCCAGCAGACTCTCGTCGAGGACATGAGTCGAGAGCAGGTACAACAATTCGTCCGCCGACTCGATCCCGACGAGGTCGCAGACGTCCTCGGATTAACCGACAGAGAAAGTCGAGAGGATATCCTCCGGCAACTTGACAAGGATCGTCGGGAAAAAGCCGCGTTTCTGCTCGAGTTCAGCCCCGAAAGCGCCGGCGGGTTGATGCACCTCGATTACGTCACTGTCGACATCGATCGGAGCCTCGAGGATATTGCGCATCGCGTCCAGCGACACGAAGAACGGACCGGGCGGTTCCCGACCATCTTCGTCACGAACGACGAGGAGGGGTTAGTCGGTGAGTTACCGGGGCAAACGCTGGCGATGACTGGTCCGGATTCGGTCGATCTCCGGGAACACATTCATGAAACGCCGGCGGTGGCAGTTGACAGTCCTGATACCGATGTTATCGAGGTGTTCCGAGAGAATCCCGAGAGCACAGTTGCTGTGCTCGATGACGATAAGAATATCTTCGGCGTCATTTACGCCGAGGACCTGCTTCGCCTGATCGAAGAAGAGGCCGGCGAGACGCTCTACGAGTTCACGGGCGTCCGAGAGGAAGAGAGTATCTTGGACGGGCCGTTCTCGAAGGTGCGCTATCGGTACAAGTGGCTCATCATCAACCTTGGGACAGCCTTTCTCGCCGCCGGTGCAGTCGGATTCTTCGAGGACACCATTGCAACGTTCACGCTGCTGGCAGTCTACATGCCGGTCGTCGCCGGGATGGGAGGCAACGCCGGCACGCAATCGATGGCCGTAACCGTACGCGGGCTCGCGTTCGGCCAGATTTCGCTGTCGACTGGGGGTCGGGCCGTGATCAACGAGATTATCGCTGGTGGCGTGAACGGGGCAATTACTGGTGTGCTCGTCGCAGTCATCGCCACGGTGTTCAATCAGAGTCCACTATTGGGCCTCGTTCTCGGCGTCTCGATGGTGCTGAATCTCGTCATCGCCGGGTTCTTCGGGACGATTATCCCACTTGTGCTGGACCATATTGACAAGGATCCGGCGACATCGGCGACGATATTTATCACGACTGCGACTGACGTCCTCGGGTTCTTCATCTTCCTCGGACTGGCCCAGTCCGTGCTCTGAGACCGAACTGCTTTCGAGGGCGAACAACAAACAGAATTACAGCAAATCTCAGCGTGGCGATCCGGCAAGTACGACGAACTCGGCAACGATTGGATGCACAAACGACCGAGAACTTCGATCAGTATCGACCTGAGTGCGAGATAATTCTCGAAGAAATCGCTGATCTCACGGGTGATCCCGTGTTCGACGAGTTCAAACAGTGGATGGTCGAGACGACAAAGGAGCGCAAAAAGCTACCGACCCCTGCAGCGGTTCGAACGCAGGCTCGCCAAATTTGTAAAAACCGTAATGTAGCTGTGCCTCGACAGTCCCCACTTCGCGGGTAACCGGCTGGCTACTGCGGTAGCAATTAGGATTCAGCGTCATCATCGCTGGTGAAGTCACTGAGGGCCGCCAGGTCGTCGTTGATGTCGGCCCCGGAACTCTCTCCGGGGAGGATGTCACCGAGCGCGGCCCCGAAGGACGCGACGGTCCAGACGACGCTGATCCGAGCCAGCGCCACGACAGGATCTTCCCAGTTGTCGACGCGTCCCCACATCGTCATGAGCGCCGCTGCAGTCAGAAACGACACGAGTGCAGTCCCGACCAGTCGTCGGGGGATGAAGCCGAAGATAGGTCGTGACATCTGCACGTCCTGCGGTCCTGCCCAGTATACGAGCGCCAAAATCATTAGCAGGACGAACATAGCGTTGATGAGGAAGTAGATTGGGAATAGGCCGACCTGAAAGGAGAGGAAAAAGTCCGCGATGTCGAAGACGCCGTCCTCGACCAAGAACGGAATCGAGAAGAAGATACTACCCACGAACCCCTCAGCGATGTCCCGCGTGGTATACTTTTGAATTCTATCACTGACCACGTCATTGAGCGTCGCCTTAATCGTCTCCTCCCTGATTCGATTTATTTCGATTCGGTCCGCGGAGTCATCAACGACTGCTTCGAGGTCGTCGAACTGTTCGTGAAGTGCCTCTACGAGGCCACCATCACTCAAGTTCTGAACCGTGTCCTGCTGTTCAGCAGGAGCGAGACCGATGGTACGTACATCTTCCTGTCGGGTCTCATCCTGTGTAGTCTCACTTTGAGCAACGACAACAGGTGCAGGATCACTATCCGCAAGAATATCACCGAGTGCTGCTCCGAGCGATCCGACGGTCCAGATAACGTTGATTCGGGCAATCGCCTCGATCGGTGATGCCCACCCATCGACGCGCCCCCAAACCGTCATCAGGAGTACAGCAACGAAAAACGAGACGGCCAGGGTCATGAACACGCGTATCGGGACGACCCCAAAGAGCGTCCGTGTCTCCTCTTTGTTTCGGCCAGTCCATTCGAGCAGCGCATAGGTCATAAATACGACAAACAGCGTATTCGCTATCAGAAACACTGGAACCCCGTGGCTGGTGAACTCGAAGAGGTAGTCGGCAATATCGAAGATTCCATCCTCGACGAGGAGCGGCGACGCAAAGATAACGCTCCCGACGAACGCTTCCGCGGCGTCACGCACATCGAGGTCCCGTACTCCTGAATCGATAAGCCCTCGCTCGTGGGCTTCCACCAATAACTGCTGGATGTCTCGCACTTCGTCGCGTGTTTCGGCGTCTGAAATGTCCGCCGTCAGGTCACTCAAGTCCGAAAAGAGATCCTCGACAGTAGATGGCGTCGCCTGTTCCTCGTCCTCTGAGGTGTTGGCGAGATCCTTCGCAGACGGGCCATCTGCCATTCCGTGTATCCGTTTGGATTCGCCGGGAAAATAGGTTCGTACTCGCTGTCGTCGTCCTGCTGTAAATCGACCGATTTCGAATCGGGCTACAGCCACATAGAGCCGTCACACCAACCGTCGTGACGACCGCGAGCAGGATCTACAGAGGTGCGCCGACCTTCAGGAAGTCGCTGAACCGGTAGCCACCAGGGCCGTATACCACCAAGTTCGTCTGGTAGCCGATGGGGATCATGAACGACGGTCCCGAGGCGAACATCACGACCAGCAAAACGAGAACTGGTTGGCCCCGAGTTATTGCGCAGCGTAAACAGCCACCGGAATCATCAAAACGATCGTCACCACCGGCGTGATGACGTTCGCAATGAGCCCGTCAGCAGCGACGTGAGCAACAGCACGCCGACCGGTGAGAGAACCACCTCAGCTAAAACGAGTCCCTTGACGATAACACCAGCCCCGCCGGTCGCTTTCATCGCCTGCCCCAGTGGGATTACGCCCGTAAGCAGGTCGTCGGAAACTCGCCAAAACCCGAGAACTGGATCTGACGGAGTTCACTGCTGTCGAGACTAAGTAATCAACCATCTTGAGGAGGTCATTTCCACACAATATCCATCACTACGCGAACGACGAATCGAAACGTTGAGAAAATCCTCTTGAGGTTCAGGCGAAGCTGGAATGCACTACAACGATGCGTCGTATCTCGTCAGAGAAGCGCACGAAGGAAACGTGCAGGGGGGATACCCCCCTGTGTCCGCATAATCTCCCGAAGAACAGTTGCCGGATATCGAAAGAAGAGGACCCTCACCCCCTACCACGTCCGCATAAATTCCTCGGAGATGTTTGAGACGACTCCTCGTCACTCCCCACCGCGTCTGCATAATTTGGACGCAAGAGCGTCAGACGTTCCAGCTCACGTCGCTTGTTCCACTAAGGTCGAAATCCTTGCATTCTTCGTAGAGAGACTCGATAGACTTCGCTCGTGTAATTGACACGGTCTACCGGGCTCACGTGAATTGTAAATATGTATCGTTGGACTACACTTAGAAGAGGTGCTGGGTATATCTCTAATAAGTTCATGTTTCTCAAGTAGCCAACTCACATCCAAAAATCTGGCATTAGAGAGTCGTTTTGGGTTTTAATAATATATCTTCCCCATGCCTCAGGCAAATACTCGCACACAAACATGAAAACACGCAATTTCAGAGATCACTTGCTCGACGGGGATTTGAAAATAATATAGCACTATACGGTTCATTACATTGGCGCATATTTCTGTTATGCTTACCATGGGTTTAGCAGACCAATTCAGTCTGCTAAACCCACAAACTG
This region of Natrinema sp. DC36 genomic DNA includes:
- a CDS encoding diadenylate cyclase codes for the protein MPTIESLDIDYQSHERVKKLVDILKFCIEDISLAFESWGEPYVTGPGLYFAIVSGHTVRNHADPMGANRWPVSTSRDVLDDVDRFYEATTEVARTRDGAVVISVDGIIQEQMVRFHDYSSDPNQSDESRIQYADWMGSRHMSAADTSARPDVVTTITLSAETGRVTVFDDGKYSMTPRDEIFQEWQ
- a CDS encoding DUF1931 domain-containing protein, which produces MSDLIVKAAVKDALSDHNVSADFYDALNVEVTELLDDAAERAESNDRKTVQPRDL
- a CDS encoding magnesium transporter — translated: MDESLIDLQQTIANSPTPASEFQQLSRSRQRDVFFQLPETLQQTLVEDMSREQVQQFVRRLDPDEVADVLGLTDRESREDILRQLDKDRREKAAFLLEFSPESAGGLMHLDYVTVDIDRSLEDIAHRVQRHEERTGRFPTIFVTNDEEGLVGELPGQTLAMTGPDSVDLREHIHETPAVAVDSPDTDVIEVFRENPESTVAVLDDDKNIFGVIYAEDLLRLIEEEAGETLYEFTGVREEESILDGPFSKVRYRYKWLIINLGTAFLAAGAVGFFEDTIATFTLLAVYMPVVAGMGGNAGTQSMAVTVRGLAFGQISLSTGGRAVINEIIAGGVNGAITGVLVAVIATVFNQSPLLGLVLGVSMVLNLVIAGFFGTIIPLVLDHIDKDPATSATIFITTATDVLGFFIFLGLAQSVL